A single region of the Tepidisphaeraceae bacterium genome encodes:
- a CDS encoding PDZ domain-containing protein: MKHWLIRASLSLAIASVSIGLTSPATAQVAPDVAAKVYEEASPSLVVVQFTWTSEIRKLELSAAGVVVTEDGVVMASLAAFNPQFPDEQLVDFKIIIPQQGKDNEEVEAEFLGRDERYGVAYVKAKTKRDWKPMKFEAAEVGIGEPVVSVGMLPKAGGYKSYLTTAVVGAKIPEAVPQVLAMGSLGPIQSPVFNGKGAAVGLVSASPGQTPYLSTGQRELDERSQLLALTNPPRFYVPASDFIAGLSDLPKAGEPLKLSYLGVREMKGLAKDVAEYYGLVDQPAIQLGDIVPGTPAAEAGLKRGAIITQLNGKPLERGSDPDDLPAIFGRTLLRMKVGEEVTLSVLPAKDQPTQDVKVTLGERPMRANLAKRYYAEDLGFGVRELVFDDIYERRLAEGEKGVAMTIVRPQSAAESARLQGNEMITQLNGKPVTDLQQFTTDYETFRKASPKEAVVLVVKREGREDTVRIEPPQ, from the coding sequence ATGAAACACTGGCTCATCCGCGCATCCCTATCGCTCGCCATCGCGAGCGTCAGCATCGGCCTTACGTCTCCCGCCACCGCCCAGGTTGCCCCCGATGTGGCGGCGAAGGTGTACGAGGAGGCATCGCCGTCGTTGGTGGTCGTGCAGTTCACGTGGACGTCGGAGATTCGCAAGCTCGAACTGTCGGCCGCGGGCGTGGTGGTGACGGAGGACGGTGTGGTGATGGCGTCGCTGGCGGCGTTCAACCCGCAGTTTCCGGACGAGCAGCTCGTCGACTTCAAGATCATCATCCCGCAGCAGGGCAAGGACAACGAGGAAGTGGAGGCCGAGTTCCTCGGTCGAGACGAACGCTACGGCGTGGCCTACGTGAAGGCCAAAACCAAGCGTGACTGGAAGCCCATGAAGTTCGAGGCGGCCGAGGTGGGCATTGGTGAACCGGTGGTATCCGTCGGCATGCTGCCCAAGGCCGGCGGGTACAAGTCGTACCTGACGACCGCGGTCGTGGGCGCTAAGATTCCCGAGGCCGTGCCGCAGGTGCTGGCGATGGGGTCGCTGGGGCCGATCCAGTCGCCGGTGTTCAACGGCAAGGGGGCCGCGGTGGGGCTGGTCAGCGCATCGCCCGGGCAGACGCCGTACCTGAGCACCGGGCAGCGCGAGCTGGATGAGCGCAGCCAGCTGCTCGCCCTGACCAACCCACCGCGTTTTTACGTGCCCGCCAGCGACTTCATCGCCGGCCTGTCGGACCTGCCGAAGGCCGGTGAGCCGTTGAAGCTGTCCTACCTGGGCGTGCGCGAGATGAAGGGCCTGGCGAAGGATGTGGCCGAGTATTACGGGCTCGTCGATCAACCCGCGATCCAGCTCGGCGACATCGTCCCCGGCACGCCCGCGGCCGAGGCGGGACTGAAGCGCGGCGCGATCATTACGCAGCTGAACGGCAAGCCGCTGGAACGCGGCAGCGACCCGGACGATCTGCCGGCCATCTTCGGTCGCACGCTGCTCCGCATGAAGGTGGGCGAAGAGGTCACGCTGTCGGTCCTGCCCGCCAAGGACCAGCCCACGCAGGACGTGAAGGTGACGCTCGGCGAGCGCCCGATGCGCGCCAACCTCGCCAAGCGTTACTACGCGGAAGACCTTGGCTTCGGCGTGCGCGAATTGGTCTTCGACGACATCTACGAACGCCGCCTGGCCGAGGGTGAGAAGGGCGTGGCGATGACGATCGTCCGCCCCCAAAGCGCCGCCGAGTCAGCACGGCTTCAGGGCAACGAGATGATCACGCAGTTGAACGGCAAGCCCGTGACCGATTTGCAGCAGTTCACGACCGACTACGAAACGTTCCGGAAAGCGTCGCCGAAGGAGGCCGTGGTGCTGGTCGTGAAGCGCGAGGGCCGCGAGGACACGGTGCGGATCGAACCACCGCAGTAA
- a CDS encoding trypsin-like peptidase domain-containing protein has product MAASRFSHRLVLSPILIAAVTGCVTPELQRSHLDARTENFQQDPFPAATPSAVVAVTERIFPAVVRLDVAQERYKEGKRSLERSIGSGVIIDDEGRILTNFHVAGRAAEIFVTLFNKERVPAKVVGDDHWSDLAVVQMDMETVRKKGIKFRSAEMGDSSGLLTGQDVMAIGTPFGLARTTTLGIVSNTDRTFYPGRQMIDEYETGDFFNWVQMDTPIAQGNSGGPLVDMNGRVVGINTRGIPGQSLNFAIPINVARDVARAIMADAATDDTGKMKGQVHRSDLGLVFKPLNELESFYDIDINQGVLINSVERGSAAAKAGVRTQDILMKLDGQPINVRFPEELAAARKRIADLPIGSDVTLTLKRGKETLDVKVQTQALEGAVGEERELKVWGLSVRDVTRSYANDNQLNDDEGAVVTTTTPGYPAARAELQEGDVIRSINGQPVTDLNALGALYATSVEKKENRVLIEVTRNRGARSVVLRVTY; this is encoded by the coding sequence ATGGCTGCTTCACGCTTTTCCCACCGCTTGGTTCTTTCCCCGATCCTCATTGCCGCCGTGACCGGTTGCGTGACGCCAGAGCTGCAGCGATCGCATCTGGATGCGCGAACGGAGAACTTTCAACAGGACCCGTTCCCCGCGGCCACCCCGTCGGCGGTCGTCGCGGTGACGGAGCGCATCTTCCCGGCGGTCGTGCGGCTCGACGTGGCGCAGGAGCGGTACAAGGAAGGCAAGCGGTCGCTGGAGCGCAGCATCGGGTCGGGCGTGATCATCGATGATGAGGGTCGCATCCTGACCAACTTCCACGTCGCCGGACGGGCGGCGGAGATCTTCGTGACGCTGTTCAACAAGGAACGCGTGCCCGCCAAAGTGGTGGGGGACGACCACTGGTCCGATCTGGCCGTCGTGCAGATGGACATGGAGACGGTGCGCAAGAAGGGCATCAAGTTCCGGTCGGCCGAGATGGGCGACAGCAGTGGCCTGTTGACCGGGCAGGACGTGATGGCGATCGGCACGCCGTTCGGCCTGGCGCGCACGACGACGCTGGGCATCGTCAGCAACACCGACCGCACGTTCTACCCCGGCCGGCAGATGATCGACGAGTACGAGACCGGCGACTTCTTCAACTGGGTGCAGATGGACACCCCCATCGCCCAGGGCAACAGCGGCGGCCCGCTGGTCGACATGAACGGGCGCGTCGTGGGCATCAACACGCGCGGCATCCCCGGGCAAAGCCTGAACTTCGCCATCCCCATCAACGTCGCCCGCGACGTCGCCAGGGCCATCATGGCCGACGCGGCGACCGACGACACCGGTAAGATGAAGGGACAGGTGCATCGCAGCGACCTTGGGCTGGTCTTCAAGCCGTTGAACGAGCTCGAATCGTTCTACGACATCGACATCAACCAGGGCGTGCTGATCAACAGCGTCGAACGCGGCAGCGCCGCGGCCAAGGCGGGCGTGCGCACGCAGGACATCTTGATGAAGCTGGACGGCCAGCCGATCAACGTCCGCTTCCCCGAAGAACTCGCCGCTGCGCGCAAGCGCATCGCCGATCTGCCCATCGGCAGCGACGTTACGCTGACTCTCAAACGCGGTAAGGAAACGCTCGACGTGAAGGTGCAGACGCAGGCATTGGAAGGGGCCGTCGGCGAAGAGCGCGAGCTGAAGGTCTGGGGCCTGAGCGTGCGCGATGTGACGCGCAGCTACGCCAACGACAATCAGCTGAACGACGACGAGGGGGCCGTCGTCACCACCACCACGCCCGGCTACCCCGCCGCCCGCGCCGAACTGCAGGAGGGCGACGTGATCCGCAGCATCAACGGCCAGCCGGTGACGGACCTGAACGCGTTGGGCGCGCTGTACGCAACGTCGGTTGAGAAGAAGGAGAACCGCGTGCTGATCGAGGTCACCCGCAACCGCGGCGCCCGCAGTGTGGTGCTAAGGGTGACGTATTAG
- a CDS encoding DUF488 family protein, producing the protein MPIHTKRWNDPREPDDGHRLLVTRYRPRGVAKADETWDAWDPSLGPTKDLHAAVYTSSASPVPWPIYRKQYIAQQKENADKIAALAKRSQAGETITLLCSSACERESRCHRSILKELIDATG; encoded by the coding sequence ATGCCGATCCACACGAAACGATGGAACGACCCGCGCGAGCCGGACGACGGCCATCGATTGCTAGTGACGCGTTACCGCCCGCGCGGCGTTGCCAAGGCCGACGAGACGTGGGACGCGTGGGACCCCAGCCTCGGCCCGACGAAGGACCTGCACGCGGCCGTCTACACGAGCAGCGCGTCGCCGGTGCCGTGGCCGATTTACCGGAAACAGTACATCGCCCAGCAGAAGGAGAACGCGGACAAGATTGCTGCGCTTGCCAAGCGTTCTCAGGCAGGCGAGACAATCACGCTGCTCTGTTCCAGCGCGTGCGAGCGCGAGTCGCGATGTCACCGGTCGATCCTGAAGGAACTCATCGACGCAACAGGGTAG
- a CDS encoding MBL fold metallo-hydrolase, translating to MSTQPTPEKSFLVQKFAKLKFGQYHVVGYSVAGEETVVQIPEQNVCFDIGRCPYFALTSDYVCLSHAHMDHLAGLAYYLSQRYFQGMKPGTVLVPRELERPIEAMLRSWRDVERQGTPFKLIPMSPGQMYEVRRDFGIRCFATHHGGASLGYSLVSIREKLKPEYMEKSGPELAEMKKSGVEIQYRLEVPTVAFLGDTTAGPVFDEPDVQNAETLITECTFFDVDHKTKAKAGRHLHVDEFAKLLPKLKNQQIVLGHVSRRTGVGRARRILRKLVGDEQMARIHFLMDFEGATDAGDVESAGPNPVESL from the coding sequence ATGTCAACGCAGCCTACGCCTGAAAAATCGTTCCTCGTCCAGAAGTTCGCCAAGCTGAAGTTCGGGCAGTACCACGTCGTGGGCTACTCGGTGGCCGGCGAGGAGACGGTCGTCCAGATCCCCGAACAGAACGTCTGCTTCGACATCGGCCGCTGCCCCTACTTCGCGCTCACCAGCGACTATGTCTGCTTGAGCCACGCCCACATGGACCACCTGGCCGGCCTGGCGTACTACCTGAGCCAGCGGTACTTCCAGGGCATGAAGCCGGGCACGGTCCTCGTTCCGCGCGAACTGGAACGGCCAATCGAAGCCATGCTGCGCAGCTGGCGCGACGTCGAACGGCAGGGCACGCCGTTCAAGCTCATCCCCATGAGCCCCGGCCAAATGTACGAGGTGCGGCGCGATTTCGGCATTCGCTGCTTCGCCACGCACCACGGTGGCGCCAGCTTGGGCTACTCGCTCGTCAGCATTCGCGAGAAGCTGAAGCCGGAATACATGGAAAAGAGCGGCCCGGAATTGGCGGAGATGAAGAAGAGCGGTGTCGAGATCCAGTACCGCCTGGAGGTGCCGACCGTCGCGTTCCTTGGCGACACGACCGCCGGCCCCGTGTTCGATGAACCCGACGTGCAGAACGCCGAGACGCTGATCACCGAGTGCACGTTCTTCGATGTCGACCACAAGACCAAGGCCAAGGCCGGCCGTCACTTGCACGTGGATGAGTTCGCCAAGCTGCTGCCGAAGCTGAAGAACCAACAAATCGTGCTCGGCCACGTCAGCCGTCGCACCGGCGTCGGCCGGGCTCGCCGCATCCTGCGCAAGCTGGTGGGCGATGAGCAGATGGCCCGCATCCACTTCCTGATGGACTTCGAGGGTGCCACCGACGCCGGCGACGTCGAATCGGCGGGACCGAATCCGGTGGAGAGCCTTTAG
- a CDS encoding type II secretion system protein → MRHRAFTLVELLVVIGIIAVLLGILLPTIAGSRRSAVRVQCASNLRQQVMTMHVYANEHRGFLPRYDPFLLPPAATSTDTGANSIDLANAWYDAMLTRYKQPHDLLFCPDATDELKSRKYNLFSYIIAGYSHWVPRRDADLMYPPAETVGAYLVNGSDPIQGPVRLGDRLAKTNPVLSDSVLVIKERVVDPTSYNLATAPQSDFQIDLSHHLHRGRLTGANLAWIDGHVEWRPPRELKLRYLSQNSWNCW, encoded by the coding sequence ATGCGGCACCGCGCCTTCACGCTGGTCGAACTGCTGGTCGTCATCGGCATCATTGCGGTGTTGTTGGGCATTCTGCTCCCGACGATCGCCGGTTCCCGCCGAAGTGCCGTTCGCGTGCAGTGCGCCTCGAACCTGCGACAGCAGGTGATGACGATGCACGTCTACGCCAACGAGCACCGCGGCTTCCTGCCGCGGTACGATCCGTTCCTTTTACCCCCTGCGGCGACGTCGACCGACACGGGTGCCAACTCGATCGATCTGGCCAACGCGTGGTACGACGCGATGCTCACGCGATACAAGCAGCCGCACGACCTGCTGTTTTGTCCAGATGCGACCGACGAATTGAAGTCGAGGAAGTACAACCTCTTCAGCTACATCATCGCCGGTTACAGTCACTGGGTGCCCCGCCGCGACGCCGACCTGATGTACCCTCCAGCCGAAACGGTCGGCGCCTACCTTGTAAACGGCTCCGATCCCATTCAAGGTCCGGTTCGGCTCGGTGATCGACTGGCGAAAACGAACCCCGTCCTGAGCGACTCCGTACTCGTCATTAAGGAACGCGTCGTGGATCCGACGTCCTATAATTTGGCGACCGCGCCGCAGTCCGATTTTCAGATCGACCTCAGCCATCACTTGCATCGCGGCCGGTTAACGGGGGCGAACCTGGCGTGGATCGACGGCCACGTGGAATGGCGACCGCCCCGTGAGCTGAAGCTGCGCTATCTCAGCCAGAATTCTTGGAATTGTTGGTAG
- the glmS gene encoding glutamine--fructose-6-phosphate transaminase (isomerizing): MCGIVAYVGRKMCQPLLIEGLKRLEYRGYDSAGIAVIDGKGDLHVRRAVGRISVLENAINNATPLPDAFIGMAHTRWATHGAPTEVNAHPHSDNAGKIALVHNGIIENYAALKQFLVEKGHTFQSQTDTEVLAVLVGDLYTDIKLKNHIAKGTSVLQLAVQAALDQVEGTYGIAVVCRDEPDTLIVARKGSPLIVGVGDNEYVVASDASAIVEHTTQVIYLNDNEMAILRPDSFRTMTIDDQHVSPVVSQLEHKLEEYELGGYPHYMLKEIFEQPGAIRNCLRGRAEPREGRIVLGGIGDHARDLVKARRYILVGQGTAFHAGLVGDYLFEDLAKVVTECTFASEFRYRNPLVEEGTVVVAISQSGETADTLAALREGKEKGALGLGVVNVVGSTIARETDGGVYLHAGPEIGVASTKAFTCMCATLTMLALFIGRRRFMSQSQCQETIEGLVAIPDKMQRVLDQSDAIRDMISKFIDRENWLFLGRGYHYPVAMEGALKLKEISYIHAEGMPAAEMKHGPIALITEGMPVVFIATKGVQYDKVISNIEEVRARGGHIIAVATEGDTNISRHSDHVVYVPDALECLQPLLSVVPLQLMAYHAAVLRGCNVDKPRNLAKSVTVE; this comes from the coding sequence ATGTGCGGAATCGTCGCCTATGTCGGTCGGAAGATGTGTCAGCCGCTGCTCATCGAGGGCCTGAAGCGCCTCGAGTATCGCGGCTACGACTCCGCCGGCATCGCCGTCATCGACGGCAAGGGCGATCTGCACGTCCGCCGGGCGGTGGGCCGGATCAGCGTGCTGGAGAACGCGATCAACAACGCGACGCCGCTGCCCGATGCGTTCATCGGCATGGCCCACACCCGCTGGGCGACCCACGGCGCCCCCACTGAGGTGAACGCCCACCCGCACAGCGACAACGCCGGCAAGATCGCGCTCGTCCACAACGGCATCATCGAGAACTACGCCGCCCTGAAGCAGTTCCTGGTTGAGAAGGGTCACACGTTCCAGAGCCAGACCGACACCGAGGTGCTGGCCGTGCTCGTGGGCGATTTGTACACCGATATCAAGCTGAAGAACCACATCGCCAAGGGCACCAGCGTGCTGCAGTTGGCGGTGCAGGCGGCGTTGGACCAAGTTGAAGGCACGTACGGCATCGCCGTCGTCTGCCGCGATGAACCGGACACGCTGATCGTCGCCCGCAAGGGTTCGCCGCTCATCGTGGGCGTTGGCGACAACGAGTACGTGGTGGCGTCCGATGCCAGCGCGATCGTCGAGCACACGACGCAGGTCATCTACCTGAACGACAACGAGATGGCCATCCTGCGGCCCGACAGCTTCCGCACGATGACGATCGACGACCAGCACGTGTCGCCGGTCGTCAGCCAGTTGGAACACAAGCTCGAAGAGTACGAGTTGGGCGGCTACCCGCACTACATGCTGAAGGAAATCTTCGAGCAGCCCGGCGCCATCCGCAACTGCCTCCGCGGTCGCGCGGAGCCGCGGGAAGGGCGCATCGTGCTGGGTGGCATCGGCGACCATGCGCGCGACTTGGTGAAGGCCCGCCGGTACATCCTGGTGGGTCAGGGCACGGCGTTCCACGCGGGGCTCGTGGGCGATTACCTGTTTGAAGACCTGGCGAAGGTCGTCACCGAATGCACGTTCGCCAGCGAGTTCCGCTACCGCAACCCCCTGGTGGAAGAAGGCACGGTCGTCGTCGCGATCAGCCAAAGCGGCGAGACCGCCGACACGCTGGCGGCACTGCGCGAGGGCAAGGAGAAGGGCGCGCTGGGCCTGGGCGTGGTGAACGTCGTCGGCAGCACGATCGCCCGCGAGACCGACGGCGGCGTCTACCTGCACGCCGGCCCGGAGATCGGCGTCGCCAGCACCAAGGCCTTCACCTGCATGTGCGCCACGCTGACCATGCTGGCGCTGTTCATCGGCCGCCGCCGGTTCATGAGCCAGAGCCAGTGCCAGGAGACGATCGAGGGGCTGGTGGCGATCCCGGACAAGATGCAGCGCGTGCTGGACCAGAGCGACGCGATTCGCGACATGATCTCCAAGTTCATCGACCGCGAGAACTGGCTGTTCCTGGGCCGCGGCTATCACTATCCGGTGGCGATGGAGGGGGCGTTGAAGCTGAAGGAGATCAGCTACATCCACGCCGAGGGCATGCCCGCCGCCGAGATGAAGCACGGGCCGATCGCGCTGATCACCGAGGGCATGCCGGTCGTGTTCATCGCGACCAAGGGCGTGCAGTACGACAAGGTGATCAGCAACATCGAGGAGGTGCGCGCCCGTGGCGGTCACATCATCGCCGTTGCCACCGAGGGGGACACGAACATCAGCCGCCACAGCGACCACGTCGTCTACGTCCCCGACGCGCTGGAGTGCCTGCAACCGCTGCTGAGCGTCGTGCCGCTGCAGTTGATGGCCTACCACGCCGCCGTGCTGCGCGGCTGCAACGTCGACAAGCCGCGCAACCTGGCCAAGAGCGTGACGGTGGAATAA
- a CDS encoding UDP-N-acetylmuramoyl-L-alanyl-D-glutamate--2,6-diaminopimelate ligase, whose protein sequence is MHLHTLLSQLRPRPSVAGVPNLIITGIADDSRLVASGNLFVARTGVKADGAAFVRDAQTKGAVACVVAAKIDNCPLPQIVVKDPAAAVSHLAHAFYEHPTDAVRVVGVTGTNGKTTTTYIIRHLLSSVRTRCGMVGTVEIDDGRARREATMTTPGAVELAGLFASMRDKGCRAAAIETSSHALVQGRGAAIRYAGAGFTNLTGDHLDYHGTMENYAAAKATLFAALEPDAVAVINGDDKWSDRMIQDCPARIFRFGFGKNADYRAKDVEITATGSNFTLCTPDGKANVSMGLIGKHNIENVLLAAALCGEVYGLSVQQLANGLKTAAGAPGRLQVVRTGQPFAVLVDYAHTDDALDNVLSALRPLTRGKLRVLFGCGGDRDTTKRPRMARTAERLADAVYITSDNPRTEQPQGILDQICCGLTDRAKAIVEIDRRAAIERILADAQAGDVVLLAGKGHENYQIVGTEKHHFDDVEEALRALKGKVAA, encoded by the coding sequence ATGCACCTGCACACGCTGCTGTCGCAGCTTCGCCCCCGCCCATCCGTGGCGGGCGTTCCCAACCTGATCATCACCGGCATTGCCGACGACAGCCGCCTGGTTGCGTCGGGCAACCTCTTCGTCGCGCGAACCGGCGTGAAGGCCGACGGGGCCGCCTTCGTGCGCGACGCGCAGACCAAGGGAGCCGTGGCCTGCGTGGTGGCGGCAAAGATCGACAACTGCCCGCTGCCGCAGATCGTCGTGAAGGACCCTGCCGCCGCGGTGTCGCACCTGGCGCACGCGTTTTACGAGCACCCGACCGACGCCGTGCGCGTGGTGGGCGTGACGGGGACGAACGGCAAGACGACGACCACGTATATCATCCGCCACCTTTTAAGCTCGGTGCGGACGCGGTGTGGGATGGTCGGCACCGTCGAGATCGACGACGGCCGCGCCCGCCGCGAGGCCACCATGACCACGCCCGGCGCGGTCGAACTGGCGGGCCTGTTCGCCTCCATGCGCGACAAGGGTTGCCGGGCGGCGGCCATCGAGACCAGCAGTCACGCCCTCGTGCAGGGTCGCGGCGCCGCCATCCGATACGCCGGGGCGGGGTTCACCAATCTCACCGGCGACCACCTCGACTACCACGGCACGATGGAGAACTACGCCGCCGCCAAGGCGACGCTGTTCGCGGCTCTGGAGCCCGACGCCGTCGCGGTCATCAATGGGGACGACAAGTGGTCGGACCGCATGATCCAGGACTGCCCGGCCCGCATCTTCCGCTTCGGCTTCGGCAAGAACGCCGACTACCGCGCCAAGGACGTCGAGATCACCGCGACCGGCAGCAACTTCACGCTCTGCACGCCGGATGGCAAGGCCAACGTGTCGATGGGCCTGATCGGCAAGCACAACATTGAAAACGTCCTGCTGGCCGCTGCCTTGTGCGGCGAGGTGTACGGCCTGAGCGTCCAGCAGCTCGCCAACGGTTTGAAGACCGCCGCCGGCGCGCCGGGCCGGTTGCAGGTCGTCCGCACGGGCCAACCGTTCGCGGTGCTGGTCGACTACGCCCACACGGACGACGCGCTCGACAACGTCCTGTCCGCCCTTCGCCCCTTAACGCGCGGCAAACTCCGCGTCCTGTTCGGCTGCGGCGGCGACCGCGACACCACCAAGCGCCCCCGCATGGCCCGCACCGCCGAGCGGTTGGCCGACGCCGTCTATATCACCAGCGACAACCCGCGCACCGAGCAACCGCAGGGCATTCTGGATCAGATCTGCTGCGGGCTGACCGACCGGGCCAAGGCCATCGTCGAGATCGACCGCCGCGCGGCCATCGAGCGCATCCTGGCGGATGCGCAAGCCGGCGACGTGGTCCTGCTGGCGGGCAAGGGGCACGAGAACTACCAGATCGTCGGAACCGAAAAACACCACTTCGATGATGTCGAGGAAGCCCTGCGGGCCCTGAAGGGAAAGGTGGCGGCGTAA
- the murF gene encoding UDP-N-acetylmuramoyl-tripeptide--D-alanyl-D-alanine ligase, whose amino-acid sequence MKALTLQQIRQAVGGRALSTLPKQSPPITAVCTDTRRMEPSSLFIALRGDNYNANNFIPQAAAGGAIAALVEEIPDVSLPNVHLIKVDNTRTALGKLATYVRKGLKSKVIAVAGSNGKTSTKHLIHAALSGKLDGSISPKSYNNDIGVPLTILPANPTQDYLVLEMGTNHHGEIKVLSDMALPDIAVITNVGAEHLEGLDDLMGVRRENANIVSGLNPRGCLIVNGDDRELVAAVQHYEGTIVTFGFGEHNDLFATDVEWDHAGTRFNLNGSRRTVTVPMIGRHSAANALAALAVARRVGVSEEEAIADLAHSSGPDMRMQRHELGTLTLINDAYNANPNSMRAALETVAGLPASGRRVAILGDMRELGDAAERYHRELGAFVAECKFDLLLCVGADAKLYADAARTAGMPEQSIHHYGDAKQLAGDVAQHIRKNDLVLLKASRSVRLEEVAKVLLHGEERGTRMAAG is encoded by the coding sequence GTGAAGGCGTTAACATTACAGCAGATCAGGCAGGCCGTCGGTGGCCGTGCCTTGTCGACGCTGCCCAAGCAGTCGCCTCCCATCACCGCCGTCTGCACCGACACGCGCCGCATGGAGCCATCGTCGCTCTTCATCGCGCTGCGCGGCGACAACTACAACGCCAACAACTTCATCCCCCAGGCGGCCGCCGGTGGCGCGATCGCGGCGCTGGTGGAGGAGATCCCCGACGTCTCGCTGCCGAACGTGCATTTGATCAAGGTCGACAACACGCGCACGGCGCTCGGTAAGCTGGCGACCTACGTCCGCAAGGGCCTGAAGAGCAAGGTGATCGCCGTCGCCGGCAGCAACGGGAAGACGTCGACCAAGCACCTGATTCACGCGGCGCTGTCGGGCAAGTTGGACGGGTCGATCTCGCCCAAGAGCTACAACAACGACATCGGCGTGCCACTGACGATATTGCCGGCCAACCCGACGCAGGACTACCTCGTGCTGGAGATGGGCACGAACCATCACGGTGAGATCAAGGTGCTGTCGGACATGGCCCTGCCCGACATCGCCGTCATCACCAACGTGGGGGCCGAACATCTGGAAGGCCTCGACGATCTGATGGGCGTGCGGCGAGAGAACGCCAACATCGTGTCGGGCTTAAACCCGCGCGGCTGTTTGATCGTCAACGGCGACGACCGTGAACTGGTCGCCGCTGTGCAGCACTACGAGGGGACGATCGTTACCTTTGGCTTTGGCGAGCACAACGACCTGTTCGCGACCGACGTCGAATGGGACCACGCCGGCACGCGCTTCAACCTGAACGGTAGCCGCCGCACGGTGACGGTGCCGATGATCGGCCGTCACAGCGCCGCCAACGCGCTGGCAGCGTTGGCCGTCGCGCGGCGCGTGGGCGTGAGCGAGGAAGAGGCGATCGCGGACCTGGCGCACTCTTCCGGCCCGGACATGCGCATGCAGCGGCACGAGCTGGGCACGCTGACGCTCATCAACGACGCCTACAACGCCAACCCCAACAGCATGCGCGCCGCGTTGGAAACCGTCGCCGGCCTGCCCGCCAGCGGGCGGCGGGTGGCGATTCTTGGCGACATGCGCGAGCTGGGCGACGCCGCCGAGCGGTACCATCGCGAGCTTGGCGCATTCGTGGCCGAGTGTAAGTTCGACCTGCTGCTGTGCGTCGGCGCCGACGCCAAGCTCTACGCCGACGCCGCCCGCACCGCCGGCATGCCGGAACAATCGATCCACCACTACGGCGACGCCAAGCAACTGGCCGGCGACGTGGCGCAGCACATCCGCAAGAACGACCTCGTACTTCTGAAAGCCTCCCGCAGCGTGCGGTTGGAGGAGGTCGCCAAGGTCCTGCTGCACGGTGAAGAACGCGGCACGCGGATGGCGGCAGGATGA